One Aquarana catesbeiana isolate 2022-GZ linkage group LG04, ASM4218655v1, whole genome shotgun sequence genomic region harbors:
- the SYS1 gene encoding protein SYS1 homolog produces MIMAGQFRSYVWDPILITSQIVLMQFIYYTSLGLWIASVDLLIRYSPSLDQIFSYESLGFSSVHGRVSMMAFILNSLTCALGLLYFIRRGKQCLDFTVTVHLFHFFGCWIYNAQLPSTITWWLLNIVCIGLMAVIGEYLCLRTELNEIPLNSAPKSNV; encoded by the coding sequence ATGATAATGGCTGGACAGTTCCGCAGCTACGTGTGGGATCCCATCTTGATCACCTCTCAGATAGTGCTGATGCAGTTCATCTACTACACCTCACTGGGCCTTTGGATTGCCTCCGTGGACTTGCTGATTCGCTATAGTCCTTCACTTGACCAGATATTTAGTTATGAGAGCTTGGGATTTTCTTCAGTACATGGGAGAGTCTCTATGATGGCTTTCATTCTGAACTCCTTAACATGTGCCCTGGGCCTACTGTACTTTATCCGCAGAGGGAAGCAGTGCTTAGACTTTACTGTGACTGTTCACCTCTTTCACTTCTTTGGATGTTGGATTTATAACGCTCAGCTGCCCAGCACTATCACGTGGTGGCTACTGAACATTGTGTGCATTGGCTTAATGGCAGTAATCGGGGAGTACCTCTGCCTGCGGACTGAACTCAATGAGATTCCTCTAAACTCCGCTCCTAAATCAAATGTGTAG